In the genome of Ananas comosus cultivar F153 linkage group 11, ASM154086v1, whole genome shotgun sequence, one region contains:
- the LOC109717694 gene encoding serine/threonine-protein kinase-like protein CCR1, protein MSSSSRGRHSASVAGDALVAAIALSLVALATALLLLCRRMRRADKENSGNTSGGGDGNDDESSVTAMLHAAQPRPLRDIESATAGFHRSHVIHDGPHATVYKAVSASGDVFAAKRVHPDVVLLNPGVAFGSAVKSLSFAGRHPNVVPVLGYSEAPGERIILTEYVAGVKTLDICLHGSSPDGTPFAGLLRWQLRIRIAAGAARGIAHLHGATALGIVHGGIKPANIMLDANFCARVSDYALPFPLQTNNRSGYDDGEGPPCKESDVYAFGVVLLELLSGRRGEEGAVVEWAVPMIRAGRVGEVADRRVAAPRDMRPIERMAKVATACVGNGRRCRPSMAQVAAILGSLQLPPCI, encoded by the exons atgagcagcagcagccgcggcCGCCACTCCGCATCCGTCGCCGGCGACGCTCTCGTCGCGGCCATCGCCTTATCGCTCGTCGCCCTCGCCACCGCCCTGCTCCTCCTCTGCCGACGAATGCGGCGCGCCGACAAAGAGAATTCCGGCAACactagcggcggcggcgatggcaaCGACGACGAGAGCAGCGTGACGGCGATGCTGCATGCGGCCCAGCCCCGGCCGCTGCGCGACATCGAGTCGGCCACGGCCGGCTTCCACCGGTCACACGTCATCCACGACGGCCCGCACGCCACGGTCTACAAGGCCGTGTCGGCGTCGGGGGACGTCTTCGCCGCGAAGCGCGTCCACCCGGACGTGGTTCTGCTCAACCCGGGCGTCGCCTTCGGCTCGGCGGTGAAGTCGCTCTCCTTCGCGGGCCGCCacccgaacgtcgtcccagtGCTCGGCTACTCCGAAGCCCCCGGCGAGCGGATCATCCTCACCGAGTACGTCGCCGGCGTCAAGACCCTCGACATCTGCCTGCACGGCAGCTCGCCCGACGGCACGCCTTTCGCCGGCCTGCTCCGCTGGCAGCTCCGCATCCGCATCGCCGCGGGCGCCGCCCGTGGCATCGCCCATCTGCACGGCGCCACCGCGCTCGGCATCGTGCATGGCGGGATCAAGCCTGCCAACATCATGCTCGACGCGAACTTCTGCGCCAGGGTTTCCGACTACGCACTGCCATTTCCATTGCAAACCAATAATCGCAGCGG TTATGACGACGGGGAGGGGCCGCCGTGCAAGGAGAGCGACGTGTACGCATTTGGGGTCGTGCTGCTGGAGCTGTTGAGCGGAAGGAGGGGCGAGGAGGGGGCGGTGGTGGAGTGGGCGGTGCCGATGATACGGGCGGGGAGGGTCGGGGAGGTCGCGGACCGGAGGGTCGCGGCGCCGAGGGATATGCGGCCAATCGAACGCATGGCGAAGGTGGCAACGGCGTGCGTCGGAAATGGCAGGAGGTGCCGGCCGTCTATGGCGCAGGTCGCGGCCATCTTGGGCAGCCTGCAGCTGCCGCCGTGCATATAA